Proteins from a genomic interval of Equus quagga isolate Etosha38 chromosome 13, UCLA_HA_Equagga_1.0, whole genome shotgun sequence:
- the VSIG8 gene encoding V-set and immunoglobulin domain-containing protein 8 isoform X2: protein MGVRGAFHLLLVCLSPALLSAVRINGDGQEILYLAEGDNVRLGCPYILDPEDYGPNGLDIEWMQVNSDPSHRENVFLSYQDKRINHGNLPHLQQRVRFAASDPSQYDASINLMNLQVSDTATYECRVKKTTMATRKVIVTVQARPAVPVCWTEGHLTHGNDVVLKCFANGGTPPLSYKWAKISGHSRPYRAGSYHSQQSFHSELSYQESFHSNLNQVAGLSNGDLVLNDISYKDDGLYQCTVANHVGYSVCVVEVKVSDTGRIGIIIGAVLGSLLILACLSVGIWGLICCCCGGAGVGGARDAFGYRNGGGGGGVGGGACGDLASEIREDAVAPGYKASGRGSRVTQLLGYPTQNVSRSLRRKYAPPPCGGPEDVALAPLPAAAAAACEAGPSPVYVKVKSAEPADCAQAPLPGKDGLFV from the exons ATGGGAGTTCGAGGAGCATTCCACCTTCTACTCGTGTGCCTGAGCCCAG CACTGCTGTCTGCTGTGCGGATCAACGGGGATGGCCAGGAGATCCTGTACCTGGCGGAAGGTGATAATGTGAGACTGGGCTGCCCCTACATCCTGGACCCTGAGGACTATGGTCCCAATGGGCTGGACATTGAGTGGATGCAGGTCAACTCAGACCCTTCACATCGGGAGAATGTG ttCCTTAGCTACCAGGACAAGAGGATCAACCATGGCAACCTCCCCCATCTGCAGCAGAGGGTCCGCTTTGCAGCCTCAGACCCCAGCCAGTATGATGCCTCCATCAACCTCATGAACCTGCAGGTATCCGACACAGCCACCTACGAGTGCCGGGTGAAGAAGACCACCATGGCCACTCGGAAGGTCATTGTCACCGTCCAAG CACGGCCTGCGGTGCCCGTGTGCTGGACTGAGGGCCACCTGACACACGGCAACGACGTGGTGCTGAAATGCTTTGCCAATGGGGGCACTCCGCCTCTCTCCTACAAGTGGGCCAAGATCAGTGGGCACAGCCGCCCCTACCGTGCTGGGTCCTACCATTCACAGCAGAGCTTCCACTCTGAGCTCTCTTACCAGGAGTCCTTCCACAGCAACCTGAATCAAG TTGCAGGCCTGAGCAATGGTGACCTGGTGTTGAACGACATCTCCTACAAGGATGACGGGCTGTACCAGTGCACAGTGGCCAACCATGTGGGCTACAGCGTGTGTGTGGTGGAGGTGAAGGTCTCAG ACACCGGGCGCATAGGCATCATCATCGGCGCAGTGCTGGGCTCTTTGCTCATACTGGCCTGCCTGTCGGTGGGCATCTGGGGGCTCATCTGCTGCTGCTGCGGCGGCGCCGGGGTTGGCGGCGCCCGCGATGCCTTCGGCTACCGcaacggcggcggcggcggcggggtcGGCGGAGGGGCCTGCGGCGACTTGGCTAGTGAGATCAG AGAGGACGCCGTGGCGCCGGGGTACAAAGCCAGCGGGCGCGGCAGCCGCGTCACCCAGCTCCTGGGGTACCCGACGCAGAACGTCAGCCGCTCCCTGCGCCGCAAGTACGCGCCTCCGCCCTGCGGCGGCCCCGAGGACGTGGCCCTGGCGCccctccccgccgccgccgccgccgcctgcgAAGCGGGCCCCTCCCCAGTCTACGTCAAGGTCAAGAGCGCCGAGCCAGCCGACTGCGCCCAGGCGCCGCTGCCGGGCAAGGACGGCCTCTTTGTGTGA